In Limisalsivibrio acetivorans, one genomic interval encodes:
- the purH gene encoding bifunctional phosphoribosylaminoimidazolecarboxamide formyltransferase/IMP cyclohydrolase codes for MTLTPKTALISVSDKTGVADFAAKLAERGVKIISTGGTAKLLRESGIDIVEIGDFTGFPEMLDGRVKTLHPRVHGGILNIRDNEEHRATMKEHGMDDIDMVVVNLYPFEKTVEKEGVELDEVIENIDIGGPSMVRSAAKNHKFVNIVVDTADYERVIAEMDNGGTTLETRRDLARKAYSHTALYDSIIANYFNRLLDVKFPEEFTLPARKKQSMRYGENPHQDSAFYTHPLIKEAGVSTGEQLQGKELSFNNIVDINAAAEIIKEFAEPAVTIIKHTNPCGTAVAEDVSTAYDLAFECDPVSAFGGIVGVNREVGADLAEKLAKIFLEVVVAPSFSAEAKEILSAKKNLRLIELGELDGYRDPELEMKKVTGGILLQDRDLHVFEDIMELNVPTKRKPTESEYKSLAFAWKVAKHVKSNAIIYANENQSIGVGAGQMSRVDSSKIAASKAQKPLKGTVMASDAFFPFRDSVDEAAANGITAIISPGGSIRDEEVIEAADEHGIAMVFTGIRHFKH; via the coding sequence ATGACCTTAACACCAAAAACAGCCCTCATCAGTGTATCTGACAAAACAGGCGTTGCTGACTTCGCCGCAAAGCTTGCCGAAAGGGGAGTGAAGATAATCTCCACCGGTGGTACAGCAAAGCTTCTTCGTGAGAGCGGGATCGACATAGTCGAAATCGGCGATTTCACAGGCTTTCCCGAGATGCTGGACGGACGTGTGAAGACTCTTCATCCGAGAGTGCACGGCGGAATCCTGAATATCAGAGACAACGAAGAGCACAGAGCCACCATGAAGGAACACGGCATGGACGATATCGACATGGTGGTCGTGAACCTCTATCCCTTCGAGAAAACAGTCGAGAAGGAGGGGGTTGAGCTGGACGAGGTCATCGAAAACATAGACATCGGCGGCCCCTCCATGGTGCGCAGTGCGGCGAAGAACCACAAGTTTGTTAACATCGTTGTGGACACTGCGGACTACGAAAGGGTCATTGCAGAAATGGACAACGGCGGAACCACCCTCGAAACGAGGCGTGACCTAGCCAGAAAGGCATACAGCCATACAGCCCTCTACGACAGTATAATCGCAAACTACTTCAACAGGCTCCTCGATGTGAAGTTCCCCGAGGAATTCACCCTCCCCGCAAGGAAGAAGCAGTCGATGCGCTACGGCGAAAACCCCCATCAGGATTCAGCCTTCTACACCCACCCCCTTATCAAAGAGGCGGGCGTTTCCACAGGGGAACAGCTTCAAGGTAAGGAGCTCTCCTTCAACAACATCGTAGACATCAATGCGGCGGCGGAGATCATTAAGGAGTTCGCAGAGCCCGCAGTTACTATCATAAAGCACACCAACCCCTGCGGTACTGCCGTAGCAGAGGATGTATCAACGGCATATGACCTCGCCTTTGAGTGCGACCCCGTAAGTGCCTTCGGCGGCATTGTGGGCGTTAACAGAGAGGTGGGGGCTGACCTTGCAGAGAAGCTCGCCAAGATCTTCCTTGAGGTTGTTGTGGCCCCATCATTCAGTGCAGAGGCAAAGGAGATACTCTCCGCCAAGAAGAACCTCCGCCTCATCGAACTCGGGGAGCTTGACGGATACCGTGACCCCGAGCTTGAGATGAAGAAGGTAACCGGCGGAATCCTCCTTCAGGATCGTGACCTCCACGTCTTCGAGGACATCATGGAGCTCAACGTTCCCACAAAACGCAAACCCACCGAGAGCGAATACAAATCCCTCGCCTTCGCATGGAAGGTTGCAAAGCACGTTAAGTCCAACGCAATAATATACGCCAACGAGAACCAGTCCATCGGAGTTGGAGCCGGCCAGATGAGCCGTGTGGATTCCTCAAAGATAGCCGCCAGCAAGGCGCAGAAGCCTCTTAAAGGAACCGTTATGGCCTCCGATGCCTTCTTCCCCTTCCGTGACAGCGTTGATGAAGCGGCGGCAAACGGTATAACCGCCATCATATCACCCGGAGGATCTATCAGGGATGAAGAGGTTATAGAGGCGGCGGACGAACACGGCATAGCCATGGTGTTCACCGGCATAAGACACTTCAAGCATTAA
- the cysS gene encoding cysteine--tRNA ligase — translation MLKLYNSLTKQKEDFTPHSDKNVNMYVCGVTVYDFCHIGHARSSVVFDVIRRYMLYSGYNVNFVKNFTDIDDKIIKRSGETGMDWRDLTKKYIDEHDQDMTSLGILPPTHTPKATDFIDEMITMCQTLIERGHAYEADGDIYFRVNSFEGYGKLSGRSLDEMLAGARVEVSDKKENPYDFVLWKASKEGEPSWDSPWGPGRPGWHIECSVMSEKILGLPFDIHGGGRDLIFPHHENEIAQSEAYSGNDFVKYWMHNGFVNINEEKMSKSLGNFFTIRDVTNVWDPEIIRYFLLTTHYRSSLDFSDYRLVDAESSLDRIYTAIDEINSYPAGKKGQDLSEDARRIRDEFINDFCKAMDDDFNTPIALAALFEAVRGFNRLLSEKPNKACIEEVRSCAEDVFKAAREVLGITVKTPQEWFRANLSIPEEELNSLITERNEARKNKDFAKADEIRNKLTEKGIELLDTPEGTRFRAKKIRELHD, via the coding sequence ATGCTTAAGCTCTATAATTCACTCACCAAACAGAAAGAGGATTTCACCCCCCATTCAGATAAAAATGTAAACATGTACGTCTGCGGCGTTACGGTGTATGACTTCTGCCATATCGGGCACGCAAGAAGCTCTGTGGTTTTCGATGTTATCAGGCGTTACATGCTGTATTCCGGCTACAACGTAAATTTCGTGAAAAACTTCACCGACATCGACGACAAGATCATCAAGAGAAGCGGCGAAACGGGGATGGACTGGCGGGATCTAACAAAGAAATATATCGATGAACACGACCAGGATATGACCTCTCTCGGAATCCTCCCCCCAACCCACACACCAAAAGCTACCGACTTCATCGATGAGATGATCACCATGTGCCAAACCCTTATCGAAAGAGGACACGCCTATGAAGCGGACGGCGATATATACTTCCGTGTAAACAGCTTTGAGGGGTACGGCAAGCTCTCCGGCAGAAGCCTGGACGAGATGCTCGCCGGAGCAAGGGTCGAGGTGAGCGATAAGAAGGAGAACCCCTACGATTTCGTTCTATGGAAGGCTTCCAAAGAGGGTGAACCAAGCTGGGATAGCCCGTGGGGCCCGGGAAGACCCGGATGGCATATCGAATGCAGCGTTATGAGTGAAAAGATACTCGGCCTCCCCTTCGATATCCACGGAGGCGGACGTGATCTCATATTCCCCCACCATGAAAACGAGATTGCCCAATCCGAGGCATATTCAGGCAATGACTTTGTAAAATATTGGATGCACAACGGTTTCGTGAACATAAATGAGGAGAAGATGTCCAAGTCACTCGGCAACTTCTTCACCATACGGGATGTCACGAACGTCTGGGATCCGGAGATTATCCGGTACTTTTTGCTCACAACCCACTACAGAAGCTCCCTCGATTTCAGTGACTACCGCCTGGTCGATGCGGAAAGCTCGCTTGACAGGATATACACGGCCATCGACGAGATAAACAGCTATCCTGCCGGCAAAAAGGGGCAGGATCTCAGTGAAGATGCACGCAGGATACGTGATGAGTTCATAAACGATTTCTGTAAAGCCATGGATGATGACTTCAACACGCCCATCGCCCTGGCCGCACTCTTTGAGGCTGTGCGTGGCTTCAACAGGCTTCTTTCAGAAAAACCGAATAAGGCCTGCATCGAAGAGGTAAGGAGCTGTGCAGAGGATGTATTCAAGGCAGCCAGAGAGGTTCTGGGAATAACTGTAAAAACACCCCAGGAGTGGTTCAGAGCGAACCTCAGCATACCCGAAGAGGAACTGAACTCGCTCATTACCGAGCGTAATGAAGCCAGGAAAAACAAGGATTTCGCCAAAGCTGATGAGATAAGGAATAAGCTGACGGAGAAGGGGATTGAGCTTCTCGATACCCCTGAAGGGACACGGTTCAGGGCGAAAAAGATAAGGGAGCTGCATGATTAA
- a CDS encoding cytochrome c3 family protein — MKKMIMGVLLVCLTAMIAFAAAGPDKVDLSKWVDGKPSKKAVEFPHAFHQEKNECTECHMNADGGPLKSIKTGKEISFDGAIKPRKMSNDAHKEFCWECHQEKKVPGGKSCSKCH; from the coding sequence ATGAAGAAAATGATTATGGGCGTTTTACTCGTCTGTCTTACTGCAATGATAGCATTTGCAGCTGCCGGCCCCGACAAAGTAGACCTTTCTAAGTGGGTTGACGGCAAGCCCAGCAAAAAGGCAGTTGAGTTCCCCCACGCCTTCCACCAGGAAAAGAACGAATGTACTGAGTGCCACATGAACGCAGACGGCGGTCCCCTCAAGAGCATCAAAACTGGTAAAGAGATAAGCTTCGACGGAGCTATCAAGCCCAGAAAGATGTCCAACGATGCTCATAAAGAGTTCTGCTGGGAATGCCATCAGGAAAAGAAGGTACCCGGCGGAAAATCATGCTCTAAGTGCCACTAA
- a CDS encoding ABC transporter ATP-binding protein, whose protein sequence is MAHELVKLEKLTKTYRSFEGLFKGSGTGFNAVDRADLLLTEGMRLGIVGESGSGKTTLAKMLCDLTPPTEGHVLYKGRDIHSDPSIYDEYRKNVQMVFQDPFSSLNPKLTIGSALSDGVAKHITQDKAEIRDRCVSIMEMVGLEEEHLERYPHEFSGGQRQRISIARALSLEPKVLVADEPVSSLDVSVQAQILNLLKKLCEENSITLVLISHDIAVVSYLCGDMIVMKDGIIVERGKTAEIIANPAEEYTRTLLEACVI, encoded by the coding sequence ATGGCACACGAACTTGTTAAACTTGAGAAACTGACCAAAACATATAGATCCTTCGAGGGACTTTTTAAAGGCTCGGGCACCGGCTTCAACGCCGTTGACCGGGCCGATCTTTTATTAACCGAAGGTATGCGTCTGGGAATCGTCGGCGAATCTGGAAGCGGCAAAACAACCCTTGCAAAGATGCTCTGCGACCTCACACCCCCCACCGAAGGGCATGTTCTATACAAAGGAAGGGATATCCACAGCGATCCTTCCATCTATGACGAGTACCGCAAAAACGTACAGATGGTATTTCAGGACCCTTTCTCCAGCCTTAACCCAAAGCTAACCATAGGCTCCGCCCTCTCCGACGGGGTGGCAAAGCATATTACACAGGATAAAGCTGAAATACGGGACAGATGCGTATCCATCATGGAGATGGTAGGGCTGGAGGAGGAACACCTTGAACGCTACCCCCACGAATTCTCCGGCGGACAGAGGCAGAGGATAAGTATTGCAAGGGCTTTGAGCCTTGAGCCGAAGGTGCTTGTGGCGGATGAACCTGTAAGCTCCCTTGATGTCTCCGTTCAGGCGCAGATACTTAATCTGTTGAAAAAATTGTGCGAAGAAAATAGTATAACACTTGTGCTTATCTCCCATGACATTGCCGTCGTCTCCTACCTGTGTGGAGATATGATAGTTATGAAGGACGGTATCATCGTCGAGAGGGGCAAAACTGCAGAGATAATAGCCAACCCAGCAGAGGAATACACCAGAACCCTGCTGGAGGCCTGCGTTATCTAA
- a CDS encoding methyl-accepting chemotaxis protein, which produces MSVKLKVTASYLIIALIIVVLAVGFITSSKRIGSFINGNLTYLIENRSAINELNSEFTHIVLLLKNIIHTEELEEAQSMQAEVQKDLNSLDKKVQKQVENDSMCQEIKNVAKLQKSLKSEIDLLFNAKLQAIRTDSRMEELFAELDNLYRQNKGRIIVVKTTLKNNPELRDEYMFMDLLMEDTLEIKIYANQLVGATDMETIEDSYLSLKSYSNAFEAKAEILTNGGSYKNISYQPLQGKLATSSLKVLRDNNAEIQNIIEELDQAAIQSYETSEKLLVSIEKIENTLTKTTKTFDNLLKLSERNMGEGISDINDLMRKTNLTTFGLVAAAIILSIIIGLYSSRKISEPLVAINRIAEAIKHGDLTVEDITFHSNDEFGSLTDSVNEMKTNLKGLVFNVKQISEYISSNADSTYHHMQSMSNNLSMINSDLASTAASTEQLSASSSEIVESVNSGIQQVQSTKELVIEGNDKLQGTVNQINNIASNLSGVAGNLDELNKASESISNIIGIIVDIAEQTNLLALNAAIEAARAGEAGRGFAVVADEVRKLAEKTGQSIQEISSMVKTIQDNVGNVVGTVHQGIEDVEKGSKAITSVGDNFGEVAEQMEVTTQSVEPIIGIMEQQNEAIMTISTTVTNLSQNSEQGQESVEEINTMTKKLEDLSEELADAISKFKV; this is translated from the coding sequence ATGAGTGTGAAACTTAAAGTAACAGCGTCCTACCTGATTATAGCACTTATAATCGTGGTCCTTGCTGTGGGCTTCATCACCTCCAGCAAAAGAATCGGCAGCTTCATTAACGGCAATCTTACCTATCTGATCGAAAACAGAAGCGCCATCAACGAACTCAACAGCGAGTTCACCCACATCGTTCTCCTGCTTAAAAACATTATACATACAGAGGAGCTTGAAGAGGCCCAAAGTATGCAGGCTGAGGTACAGAAAGATCTCAACAGTCTGGACAAAAAGGTTCAAAAGCAGGTTGAGAACGACTCGATGTGCCAGGAAATCAAGAACGTTGCAAAGCTTCAAAAGAGCCTTAAGAGCGAAATCGATCTTCTCTTTAACGCAAAGCTGCAGGCAATAAGAACAGATAGCCGCATGGAAGAACTCTTTGCCGAACTTGATAACCTATACCGTCAAAATAAGGGCAGGATCATCGTTGTAAAAACCACACTCAAGAACAACCCTGAGCTCCGTGATGAATATATGTTTATGGATCTTCTCATGGAGGACACGCTTGAAATCAAAATCTATGCAAACCAGCTCGTTGGTGCAACGGATATGGAGACCATTGAGGATTCATACCTAAGCCTCAAGAGTTACTCCAACGCCTTTGAAGCAAAAGCAGAAATACTCACAAACGGCGGCTCCTATAAAAACATAAGCTACCAGCCCCTGCAGGGCAAACTCGCAACATCCAGCCTAAAGGTGCTTCGTGATAATAATGCAGAGATCCAGAATATCATAGAAGAGCTCGATCAGGCAGCAATACAGTCCTACGAAACATCTGAAAAGCTTCTGGTAAGCATAGAGAAGATTGAGAACACACTTACCAAAACCACTAAAACATTCGATAACCTTCTTAAGCTTTCAGAAAGGAATATGGGCGAAGGTATCTCAGACATTAATGATCTAATGAGGAAAACAAACCTCACAACCTTCGGACTCGTTGCTGCTGCGATTATCCTTTCTATAATCATCGGGCTCTATTCATCCAGAAAGATAAGCGAGCCCCTCGTTGCCATAAACCGCATTGCAGAAGCTATCAAGCATGGAGATCTCACCGTTGAGGATATCACTTTCCACTCGAATGATGAGTTCGGCTCACTCACCGATTCAGTAAATGAGATGAAGACAAACCTCAAAGGGCTTGTATTCAATGTTAAGCAGATATCAGAATACATCAGCTCCAATGCGGACAGCACCTATCATCATATGCAGAGCATGAGTAACAACCTCTCCATGATAAACTCCGATCTCGCAAGCACTGCAGCCAGTACTGAACAGCTCTCTGCAAGCTCCAGCGAGATTGTCGAAAGTGTAAATAGCGGTATACAGCAGGTTCAGTCCACAAAGGAGCTTGTAATCGAAGGAAACGATAAGCTTCAGGGAACCGTTAACCAGATAAACAATATTGCATCAAACCTTTCCGGTGTTGCAGGGAATCTGGATGAACTGAACAAGGCCAGCGAATCGATCAGCAACATCATCGGAATCATCGTAGATATCGCCGAGCAGACAAACCTCCTCGCACTCAACGCCGCCATCGAAGCCGCAAGAGCGGGCGAAGCCGGAAGAGGATTCGCCGTTGTTGCAGACGAAGTTCGCAAGCTCGCCGAAAAGACGGGACAGTCTATCCAAGAGATCTCCTCCATGGTTAAAACTATACAGGACAACGTGGGCAACGTTGTTGGTACCGTTCATCAAGGCATCGAGGACGTTGAAAAGGGTTCAAAGGCCATCACCAGCGTCGGCGACAACTTCGGCGAAGTTGCAGAGCAGATGGAGGTTACAACCCAGTCTGTGGAGCCTATCATAGGCATTATGGAGCAGCAGAACGAAGCTATCATGACCATCTCAACAACGGTAACAAACCTGAGCCAGAACTCAGAGCAGGGACAGGAGAGCGTTGAGGAGATTAATACCATGACGAAGAAACTGGAGGATCTTTCCGAAGAACTTGCTGATGCAATTTCTAAATTCAAAGTGTAG
- a CDS encoding L-threonylcarbamoyladenylate synthase: protein MLVLKANKENSIHIFRMAGELNEPVIFPTDTIYGIGAPVTDIEANRKVYEAKGRERNKPFPVLAGSIEQVQSLIRGPIHEYAYKVWPGPVTLIMNAAEGLAPELVKDMKIAVRVPADEDLRELLLSIGAPVSATSANLSGKDYSPYITNIIRDFKNSIKFILNAGSQSGEPSAIVDLTEEYPKILRGTPEHQP, encoded by the coding sequence ATGCTGGTTCTTAAGGCGAACAAAGAGAACTCAATACATATTTTCAGGATGGCGGGTGAGCTTAACGAGCCCGTCATTTTTCCCACCGACACCATCTACGGCATCGGTGCGCCCGTTACCGACATCGAAGCTAACAGAAAGGTATACGAGGCCAAAGGAAGGGAACGTAACAAGCCCTTCCCCGTCCTTGCAGGCAGTATCGAGCAGGTGCAGTCTCTTATCAGAGGCCCCATCCACGAATACGCATACAAAGTCTGGCCCGGCCCTGTTACCCTCATAATGAACGCCGCAGAGGGGCTCGCCCCCGAGCTTGTAAAAGATATGAAGATCGCTGTTCGTGTACCGGCGGATGAGGATCTTAGAGAGCTACTGCTGAGCATAGGTGCACCAGTTTCAGCCACCAGTGCAAACCTTTCCGGCAAGGACTATTCACCGTATATAACCAATATTATCAGAGACTTTAAAAATTCGATCAAGTTCATACTGAACGCCGGTTCCCAAAGCGGAGAGCCCTCCGCCATCGTTGACTTAACCGAAGAATACCCGAAAATTCTACGTGGAACCCCTGAACATCAGCCTTGA
- a CDS encoding IS30 family transposase: MKNYTHLTREQRYQIYVLRKTGHSQTDIADLLKVHKSTISRELRRNTGGRGYRPKQAHRKAIERRMDKVPRRIAQTEWYFVERLLLEDWSPEQVSNWLNQNYGINVSHERIYQHILEDKSHGGTLYTHLRCRRKRRKRYGVYERRGEIHGKLSIEQRPSIVEEKARFGDWEVDTVIGKGNKQAIVSLIERKSYLTLIRKVERKTAVLVTKAVIEMLKPISHLVHTITSDNGKEFAGHAEISEILGAEFYFAHPYASWERGINENTNGLIRQYVPKSRMLESVDDIEIQNIMQKLNNRPRKATGYKTPNQILFSIDPVALAS, translated from the coding sequence ATGAAGAACTATACACACCTGACCCGTGAACAAAGGTACCAGATTTATGTGCTGAGGAAAACCGGACATTCTCAGACGGACATAGCTGATTTGCTTAAAGTACATAAATCTACCATCAGCCGAGAGTTACGCAGAAACACAGGAGGTCGTGGTTATCGCCCAAAGCAAGCTCATCGCAAAGCTATTGAACGAAGAATGGACAAGGTCCCAAGACGGATTGCACAAACTGAATGGTATTTTGTTGAACGTCTTCTGCTTGAAGACTGGAGCCCTGAGCAGGTGAGCAATTGGCTAAATCAAAATTATGGAATAAACGTAAGTCATGAGCGTATCTACCAGCACATTCTTGAAGATAAAAGTCATGGTGGAACACTTTATACTCACCTGCGTTGCCGAAGAAAACGCAGGAAGCGATATGGTGTTTATGAACGCAGAGGAGAGATACATGGCAAGTTAAGCATTGAGCAGCGTCCAAGTATTGTAGAAGAGAAAGCGAGATTCGGAGACTGGGAAGTGGATACAGTTATAGGAAAAGGGAACAAGCAGGCGATTGTTTCTCTTATTGAGCGGAAGTCTTATCTGACACTTATACGCAAGGTAGAAAGAAAGACTGCTGTACTGGTGACAAAAGCGGTTATAGAAATGTTGAAACCGATATCACACCTAGTCCATACAATCACTTCCGATAACGGGAAAGAGTTTGCAGGACATGCCGAAATATCTGAGATACTAGGGGCTGAATTCTACTTTGCTCATCCATATGCTTCGTGGGAACGCGGAATAAACGAAAATACAAACGGACTCATTAGGCAGTATGTACCAAAGAGTAGGATGCTTGAAAGTGTTGATGATATAGAGATTCAGAATATTATGCAGAAACTAAACAACAGACCAAGAAAAGCAACTGGATATAAAACTCCTAACCAGATACTATTCTCTATAGACCCCGTTGCACTTGCTAGTTGA
- the purE gene encoding 5-(carboxyamino)imidazole ribonucleotide mutase: MSKVGIIMGSKSDLGVAETAINILDEFEIPYEVIVSSAHRTPERTGEWSRNAQKNGFSVIIAIAGAAAHLAGVVASETNLPVIAVPVSATSLGGIDALLSMVQMPGGIPVATMAIGSAGAKNAAIFSAQILAVDNYDIQARLKSYRENMRDKVYSANEEVQNMLEARKQDAGS, encoded by the coding sequence ATGAGTAAGGTAGGAATCATTATGGGAAGCAAGTCCGATCTCGGGGTTGCTGAAACAGCTATCAACATTCTTGATGAATTTGAGATACCCTATGAGGTTATCGTCTCCAGTGCGCACAGGACACCCGAAAGAACAGGTGAATGGTCCAGAAACGCCCAGAAGAACGGTTTCTCCGTTATTATAGCCATCGCAGGCGCAGCCGCTCACCTTGCTGGTGTCGTGGCGAGTGAAACCAATCTCCCCGTAATCGCAGTGCCCGTTTCTGCAACGAGCCTCGGCGGTATCGATGCTCTTCTCTCCATGGTACAGATGCCCGGCGGAATCCCCGTCGCCACCATGGCCATAGGAAGCGCAGGCGCTAAGAATGCGGCTATCTTCTCCGCACAGATCCTCGCCGTTGACAACTACGACATCCAGGCAAGGCTCAAGAGCTACCGTGAAAACATGAGGGACAAGGTTTACAGTGCCAACGAAGAGGTCCAGAATATGCTCGAAGCAAGAAAGCAGGATGCTGGTTCTTAA
- a CDS encoding HD-GYP domain-containing protein, translated as MLKVKTKDLKLGDKVLKLDRNWLQTSILKHKFIIKEQGVIDRLIREGVEHVYIEKRTAEEQAAQAILAGDEEAILEVQEEIVKDNYVDLDNFDSAVGLYKESVRIVKHVMSDIRAGKLFDKGALNNVADKIVDITLKSQGVLSSVSKLKQFDEYTFQHSMNVSVFATSLGRHMGLDEEELRALSSGGLMHDVGKMMVPPDILNKPGKLTDEEFVTMKKHVEYGYEYLKKNGVDERMLALAHEHHERFDGSGYPRKLKDGEISMHGKIGAVVDIYDAITSDRVYHKGMEPAQALKLMFKWADSHINKKVFEFFVTNIGIYPVGTLVLLNTNELAMVGRVNTRKPTEPNVIVFKDGRGNDKTPFIVDLAKPVVNKRKIVGPVNPAEIIVPEAIYNAVDKMNALNP; from the coding sequence ATGTTAAAGGTTAAAACCAAAGATCTTAAACTTGGTGATAAGGTTCTTAAGCTTGACCGCAACTGGCTTCAAACATCAATTCTTAAACATAAGTTCATAATTAAAGAGCAGGGTGTTATCGACAGGCTCATAAGAGAAGGTGTTGAGCATGTCTATATTGAAAAGCGTACAGCAGAAGAGCAGGCCGCCCAGGCCATACTTGCCGGGGATGAGGAAGCTATTCTTGAGGTGCAGGAGGAGATCGTCAAGGACAACTATGTGGACCTTGACAACTTCGACAGTGCCGTCGGTCTTTATAAGGAATCCGTTCGTATTGTTAAGCATGTCATGTCCGATATCCGTGCAGGAAAGCTCTTTGACAAAGGTGCTTTAAACAACGTTGCCGACAAAATTGTTGATATAACGCTCAAAAGCCAAGGTGTTCTTTCCAGCGTATCCAAGCTTAAGCAGTTCGATGAATATACCTTTCAGCACAGCATGAACGTAAGTGTTTTCGCCACATCGCTGGGCAGGCATATGGGACTTGATGAGGAAGAGCTAAGGGCTTTATCCTCCGGTGGACTCATGCACGATGTTGGCAAAATGATGGTTCCCCCTGATATACTGAACAAGCCCGGAAAGCTCACCGATGAGGAATTTGTCACAATGAAGAAGCACGTGGAGTACGGATACGAATACCTCAAAAAGAATGGTGTGGACGAGCGGATGCTTGCCCTTGCCCATGAACACCACGAACGCTTCGACGGCTCCGGTTATCCCAGAAAACTAAAGGACGGCGAGATCAGCATGCATGGGAAGATTGGTGCGGTTGTGGATATATACGATGCAATAACCAGCGACAGGGTATACCACAAAGGGATGGAGCCCGCACAGGCATTGAAGCTGATGTTCAAATGGGCGGACTCACATATAAACAAAAAGGTTTTCGAGTTCTTCGTTACCAACATCGGCATATACCCGGTGGGAACCCTAGTGCTGCTAAATACGAATGAGCTGGCAATGGTGGGAAGGGTGAACACACGAAAGCCCACCGAGCCGAATGTTATCGTATTCAAGGACGGCAGAGGGAATGACAAAACACCTTTCATCGTTGACCTTGCAAAGCCTGTTGTTAATAAAAGGAAGATTGTCGGACCTGTTAATCCTGCTGAAATAATCGTCCCTGAAGCAATTTACAATGCTGTGGATAAGATGAACGCCCTCAATCCCTAG
- the purD gene encoding phosphoribosylamine--glycine ligase — MKVLVIGGGGREHALAWKIASEKDVEKVYVAPGNGGTAVEEKCENIDIKGNEALAAFAKENGIDLTVVGPEDPLASGVVDVFENEGLRIFGPRKDAARIEASKAFAKEIMVAAGIPTAYYGEFTDYDSAIAYVKERGAPIVVKADGLAAGKGVTVAFTEAEAEAALKDIFHENVFGEAGSSVVIEEFLDGEEASYLAFTDGKTVLPMVSSQDHKPVFDNDKGPNTGGMGAYSPAPVVTDEIFDYATEKIAYPLIQEMQRRGITYKGIIYAGLMVTGDGVKVLEFNCRFGDPETQPVLSRMDSPITPIFEACIDETLNKAELIWSSEPTVCVVVASEGYPSSYEKGRPITGLDDANSIEGVKVFHAGTALKDAKIVNSGGRVLGVTARGQELGETIENAYKAVERIQLQGMHYRKDIGAKALRRLKG, encoded by the coding sequence ATGAAAGTTTTGGTAATTGGCGGCGGGGGACGTGAACACGCCCTCGCCTGGAAGATAGCCTCTGAGAAGGATGTGGAGAAGGTGTATGTAGCACCCGGAAACGGCGGAACCGCCGTTGAGGAGAAGTGCGAGAACATCGACATCAAAGGAAACGAGGCTCTTGCCGCCTTCGCAAAGGAGAACGGCATAGACCTCACCGTAGTCGGCCCCGAAGACCCCCTCGCCTCCGGAGTTGTGGACGTATTCGAGAATGAGGGGCTCAGGATCTTCGGCCCACGCAAGGATGCAGCCAGGATAGAGGCGAGCAAGGCCTTTGCAAAGGAGATTATGGTCGCCGCTGGGATACCCACAGCTTATTACGGTGAATTCACCGACTACGACTCTGCCATAGCCTATGTAAAAGAGAGGGGAGCACCCATAGTTGTCAAAGCGGACGGACTCGCCGCCGGCAAAGGGGTTACCGTTGCGTTCACAGAGGCAGAGGCGGAAGCCGCATTGAAGGATATATTCCATGAAAACGTCTTCGGCGAAGCTGGAAGCAGTGTCGTAATCGAGGAGTTCCTTGACGGCGAGGAGGCGAGCTACCTTGCATTCACCGACGGAAAGACCGTTCTTCCCATGGTATCAAGCCAGGACCATAAACCCGTTTTCGATAACGATAAAGGCCCCAATACCGGCGGTATGGGAGCATACTCCCCCGCTCCTGTGGTTACGGACGAGATCTTCGATTACGCCACGGAGAAGATTGCATATCCGCTCATACAGGAGATGCAGAGACGTGGTATAACATACAAGGGAATCATATACGCCGGCCTGATGGTAACCGGTGATGGGGTTAAGGTACTGGAATTCAACTGCCGCTTCGGCGATCCGGAGACCCAGCCGGTTCTCTCAAGGATGGATTCACCCATAACCCCCATATTCGAGGCATGTATAGACGAAACCCTCAACAAAGCTGAGCTTATATGGAGCAGTGAACCCACCGTATGCGTTGTTGTGGCATCCGAAGGATACCCCTCCTCATACGAGAAAGGGCGGCCCATAACCGGCCTTGATGATGCAAACAGCATCGAAGGGGTCAAGGTTTTCCATGCGGGAACAGCATTGAAGGACGCAAAGATAGTCAACTCCGGCGGAAGGGTCCTCGGCGTTACAGCAAGAGGTCAGGAGCTTGGAGAGACGATAGAAAATGCCTATAAAGCTGTTGAACGGATACAGCTCCAGGGTATGCATTACAGAAAGGATATCGGGGCAAAGGCCCTCAGGAGGTTGAAGGGATGA